GGGCATTTGTGCCCCTTTCCCCACGCACTGcactgtgtgttggggggaggggaaggagctgctgcagcaggaggctgctttggcagtgcaaagcagccagaatcAGCCTGAGTGGGGCTGAGAGCATGGTCGGTGGTGTGTAGGTCGTGCTCATTTTGCATACCTGCTGAATGGTGAACCAGTGCATGTTGCTCTGCTTTACCAGCCACAACACCATGCCCATctctgctgaatttggcccaaggctTCTGGGGGGCTTGCACCTTCCTTCTCCAGGGCATTTCAGCCACTAGGGGAGCAGGGAGATAGGACAGCAGACTGTCTCAGCTCGGAGGTTTTACTCTGTATCTACTAATCACTCTGCCCTTGGAGTGACTTCCTGTTTGATCTCCTTGGCAGGATGTAACCACCCCCCGACCTTTTGGCGTGTACCCTGCCCGGCTAAGTCCACTGGTTCTGGTCCCTGGCCTCCCACAAAGGCCTCGTTCCTAAAACACCCCCAGTCAAAGTCCTCTTTTACTAATGGCTTTGTAAAAACAGCTGGCTCCTTGTCTGGACCCTGCCTTACTCCTGCCCCCTCTTGCTTGCCCAGGCCCCCAGTGCACGTGGAGGCACAACCTGCCGTGGACATAGAGCACCACAGAGAGCGGTACAGCGGCCCCCTGCAATACATCTTCTGGAGACAAATGCTACAGTCAATCCACCCTGGTGAGTGTGACGCAATGCAGGATCCTCGGGGGTGGAAATGTCCAGATAGGGAGGTGGGCAGAGGAGGAGTGCCTAGGTAGGGGAAGTCGCCTGGACTGAAAAACATTGAGCAAAGCCCTGACAAATTCTAACTCTGTTATAGCTCCCGCCCCGCTGACATTTGACCCCGAATCAGCCCACCCTAACCTCATCTTCTCCAAAGACCTGACTGCAGTGACGGAGAGCGACAGGCGCCAACCTGTCTGCACCAGCCCCAAGCGTTTCCAGCAGTGTGTGAACGTGCTGGGCTCTGAGTCCTTTGACAGCGGGAGCCACTACTGGGAGGTCTGGGTAGGCAGCAAGACCAAGTGGGACCTGGGGGTGGCAGCAGAGTCCGTGGACCGGGCAGCCAAGGTCAAGCTGTGCCCTGAGAGTGGCTATTGGGCACTTCGTCTGAGGAACGGGACGGAGTATTGGGCCACTGCCACCCCATGGGTGCGCCTTGCCCCGAGGAGCTGTCTCCGGAAGGTGGGGGTCCTTCTGGACTGCAAAGAGGGGAAGGTGGCGTTCTACGACGCTGAAGACATGACCCACCTCTTCACTTTCCACCAGGCTGCTGCACGCAGGTTCTGCCCCTTCTTCAGCACTTGCTTCAGCGACGGCAAGCTGAATGTGGAGCCCATGAGAATCTGCCACCTGACTCTGTAAGGGTGATGCGGGGGGGGAGGCAGTCTCCCAGGAAGCCATGCAGATACCAGAGAGACAACATGTGGCCCTGAGAGCTGGTGTTATTTTCTGGTTTGGCTGTAGTTGCTACTGCTTGGACTCTCCCTGGAATAGAAATCGCCTTCTAGAACAGCTCAGTTGGCTCTGCCCTGCCCTAGTGCCTGGTCATTTACGGTTGGAGTGAATGCAGCAAAGGTGTGTGGACTTCGGTCAGTCTAACCTGTAAATCCCAAGGCTCTAGGGCAGAGTCAGGGAGAGACTCCATTTGTGGCTTAtgctggagggagagaggaagtgactgaATCTTAGGTCCCAGTATTTTGTCTTTTGTTCC
This window of the Eretmochelys imbricata isolate rEreImb1 chromosome 8, rEreImb1.hap1, whole genome shotgun sequence genome carries:
- the LOC144269214 gene encoding zinc-binding protein A33-like, with translation MAGRSQEQSLREELTCAICCELFSDPVMLDCMHHFCRACIQGYWGRCPRVASCPQCRREFSSRTFRPHYLVSGVVEKVRKCSSEDHKRKMQKHLENALRAHQREMENFVQMKHTAEEDICSLTKASGELNSKIRAEFERLHQILEEKERVVLMELAKEEEQLLLRLRGDIMQLEEGISELGKNIEHIQEILNKTGDSLLLEVESEAIRPPVHVEAQPAVDIEHHRERYSGPLQYIFWRQMLQSIHPAPAPLTFDPESAHPNLIFSKDLTAVTESDRRQPVCTSPKRFQQCVNVLGSESFDSGSHYWEVWVGSKTKWDLGVAAESVDRAAKVKLCPESGYWALRLRNGTEYWATATPWVRLAPRSCLRKVGVLLDCKEGKVAFYDAEDMTHLFTFHQAAARRFCPFFSTCFSDGKLNVEPMRICHLTL